From the genome of Sporomusa sphaeroides DSM 2875:
CCCAGTCCGGCAGCCGCGGCGCCAAACTTTTTAACATCAAGCGCCCCCAGCGGGGTCTGGATATTGGGCAGATGCTGGTAAAACGGCATACTGCTGTCAGGAAATCCCGGATTGACGCAGCCGATGCAGGGTGCGCCGGCTCTGACCGGCCAATTTACATAATGATTCCACTGCCGTTTGGGGCAGTCTGCATACGTGACCGGCCCTTTGCAGCCAACCTTGTAAAGGCAGCCGCTTTCGCCGGGAAATGACGCAAAAATTCCATCTTCAAACTGTTGGCGCCGTTGGCATAAATCATGAATGGTCTGGCCAAAAAACAGCTTCGGCCTGTTATAGCTATCAAGCTCAGGCAATCCATACAGCATCAGATGGCTGAAAGTACCTGTCACCCAATCGGGGTTAATCGGGCAGCCGGGTATATTGATAACCGGTTGTTTGATTACCTCCCACACCCCCTTGCCTCCTCCCGGATTGGGATAGGCGGCTCCGGGGCCGCCAAAGCAGGCACAGGTGCCAACGGCAATGATATATTTGGCTTTCGGGGCAAATTCCTGCAGGGCTGCCATGCCGGTCACCATCTGATTGTCACGCATAAAAACATGATTATACCGGCCATTGTCCCCGGTCATCACCGAGCCTTCAATGACCAGCCAGAACTTACCGGCTTCATTTGCCACAGTATCGGTGAGTGCCTGTACGGCCTCAGCCCCCTGCGCCACATTGAGCAGCCAATTATAGCGCATATCAATCATCTGGGTAAGCAGCTGATCCAAACTGGGATTAACGGCATTATCCAGGGAGACGGAATTACCGGTACAAGACCCCAGTTCCAGCCAGATTACCGGCGGCTTTACCGTCTTGTTTTCCGCAAAGGCCTGACACATGACAGGCAGTAATTGCTGACTCAAAC
Proteins encoded in this window:
- a CDS encoding hydrogenase small subunit, with the translated sequence MLTRREFLKLCTSAVLTTGLSQQLLPVMCQAFAENKTVKPPVIWLELGSCTGNSVSLDNAVNPSLDQLLTQMIDMRYNWLLNVAQGAEAVQALTDTVANEAGKFWLVIEGSVMTGDNGRYNHVFMRDNQMVTGMAALQEFAPKAKYIIAVGTCACFGGPGAAYPNPGGGKGVWEVIKQPVINIPGCPINPDWVTGTFSHLMLYGLPELDSYNRPKLFFGQTIHDLCQRRQQFEDGIFASFPGESGCLYKVGCKGPVTYADCPKRQWNHYVNWPVRAGAPCIGCVNPGFPDSSMPFYQHLPNIQTPLGALDVKKFGAAAAGLGVAAVGAYLATGVAAKRVGRHWQQGTKPKETEPPENLEQLKQELDDLIRQQNKLIDASQSLGQNKGRKKLRRTFRQKVADFFRPGPK